The proteins below come from a single Methanospirillum lacunae genomic window:
- a CDS encoding acyltransferase translates to MQNYGTNNLGKNITLFNPVFLGFPARYHLGLDVFTGCTIGDNAVIRPGTTIYADVTIGESFSSGHNVMIREKTILGNQVSIGTGSIIEGYTTIGDRVNLQSLVYIPTHTTIKDDVFIGPNTVLTNDKYPPSRNAIMEGPIIYDRARIGANVTILPGVTIEEDALVAAGSVVTKDVPAGMLAIGSPARHKPLPKETAR, encoded by the coding sequence ATGCAGAATTACGGAACCAATAATCTTGGAAAAAATATCACTCTCTTCAATCCAGTCTTTCTAGGCTTTCCGGCCAGGTATCACCTGGGATTAGATGTATTTACCGGATGTACAATCGGAGATAATGCTGTAATCCGCCCGGGAACAACCATATATGCAGATGTAACTATAGGTGAATCGTTTTCATCCGGGCATAATGTGATGATCCGGGAAAAGACAATTCTCGGGAATCAGGTTTCAATCGGAACAGGATCAATCATCGAAGGATATACAACCATTGGAGATCGGGTGAACCTCCAGAGTCTTGTATATATCCCAACTCATACAACTATAAAAGACGATGTCTTTATCGGACCGAACACAGTCCTGACAAATGACAAGTACCCACCAAGTAGAAATGCCATAATGGAAGGTCCTATCATATATGACAGAGCGCGAATCGGGGCAAATGTTACCATCCTTCCAGGTGTGACAATTGAAGAAGATGCCCTTGTTGCAGCAGGATCAGTAGTAACCAAAGACGTTCCTGCAGGTATGCTTGCAATTGGTTCTCCAGCACGCCACAAACCTCTTCCAAAGGAAACTGCACGATGA
- a CDS encoding DegT/DnrJ/EryC1/StrS family aminotransferase, which yields MIPIAKPSVGEDEAIAAAEVIRSGMLASGQEVTKFETAFSRFIGSNHSIATSSGTSALHTALLSAGINAGDEVILPAFTFIATATSISMCNASPVIADVDDTFYCINPESVLEQITPKTRAIIPVHLFGQSCDLEPLRQICEDHCLTLIEDCAQAHGARYHGNTVGTFGMAGCFSFYPTKNMTTGEGGMITAHDEAFARRARLLINHGQEIKYTHIMIGYNYRLTNIGAAIGRIQLKKLPDLNKMRTENAEFYQTHINRAGIICPTIRPGCEHVFHQYAIRILPECDLSRDDLIQALSRAGIGTAIHYPTPVHKQPVYQGRIKGDEAPVSTRLANEILSIPVWPGLSTEELSYICQTINEAE from the coding sequence ATGATTCCAATTGCCAAACCTTCAGTCGGGGAAGATGAAGCGATCGCAGCAGCAGAGGTAATCAGATCGGGGATGCTTGCCAGTGGGCAGGAAGTCACAAAATTTGAGACTGCATTCTCCAGATTTATTGGATCAAATCATTCTATTGCAACCAGTTCTGGAACTTCTGCCCTTCATACAGCACTTTTATCTGCGGGAATCAATGCAGGCGATGAAGTAATCCTGCCAGCTTTCACTTTTATAGCAACAGCAACCTCGATCAGCATGTGCAATGCATCACCAGTTATCGCCGATGTTGATGATACCTTTTATTGCATTAATCCCGAATCGGTACTTGAACAGATAACCCCAAAAACACGTGCGATAATTCCAGTGCATCTTTTTGGTCAGTCATGTGATCTTGAACCACTCCGTCAGATCTGTGAAGACCACTGCCTTACTCTGATAGAAGATTGTGCCCAGGCACATGGTGCCAGGTATCACGGTAATACTGTCGGAACATTTGGAATGGCAGGTTGTTTTTCATTTTATCCTACAAAAAATATGACGACAGGAGAAGGAGGGATGATCACAGCGCATGATGAGGCATTTGCACGACGCGCAAGACTGTTAATCAACCACGGGCAGGAAATTAAGTACACCCATATTATGATTGGGTATAATTACCGGTTAACTAATATCGGTGCTGCAATTGGGAGAATACAATTAAAAAAACTCCCTGATCTCAACAAAATGAGGACAGAAAACGCAGAATTCTATCAGACTCATATCAACCGTGCTGGCATTATCTGCCCGACAATAAGACCGGGATGTGAACATGTCTTCCATCAGTATGCAATCCGCATACTTCCTGAGTGCGACCTCTCCCGGGATGATCTGATTCAGGCACTTTCAAGAGCAGGGATTGGTACTGCAATTCATTACCCGACACCAGTACATAAACAACCGGTTTATCAAGGGAGAATAAAAGGAGATGAAGCACCGGTATCTACCCGGCTTGCTAATGAAATTCTGAGTATTCCAGTCTGGCCTGGACTCTCAACTGAAGAGTTATCATACATATGCCAGACAATTAACGAGGCTGAATAA
- a CDS encoding Gfo/Idh/MocA family protein: MDVGVIGTGQMGKNHVRVYSELKEVGDVYVYDLQKDATNQVSKDYGAFAASNIRELIHEVDAVSVCVPTPYHFNTVWELLKEDNHILIEKPLCQRAEEAKKLIELISRDIIIGVGHIERFNPIVSEIKNMIKDPLFVELKRHNPASNRLSGTSNIVEDLMIHDIDIILHSLFSGTPLIHAMGTEDVASVQMRYNQSIIQVSASRKSSKKIRMIHIEQEDMTIEGDFMTQEVYVYRKPGKYNVENERYVQENIVEKVQVAKKEPLREELQTFLSCIKTSTPFPVTPIQALENIEMCEIITNQMKQ, from the coding sequence ATGGATGTAGGAGTAATCGGAACCGGACAGATGGGAAAAAACCACGTCAGGGTGTATTCTGAACTCAAAGAAGTTGGAGATGTATATGTATATGACCTGCAAAAAGACGCTACAAATCAGGTATCCAAGGATTATGGCGCCTTTGCTGCATCAAATATCAGAGAACTTATCCATGAAGTAGATGCAGTCAGTGTTTGCGTTCCAACACCATACCATTTCAACACAGTATGGGAACTCCTAAAAGAGGATAACCATATTCTCATCGAAAAACCACTCTGTCAGAGAGCAGAAGAGGCCAAGAAACTTATTGAACTCATTTCAAGGGATATAATCATTGGAGTTGGCCACATAGAGAGGTTTAATCCAATCGTTTCAGAAATAAAAAATATGATCAAGGATCCCCTTTTTGTCGAGTTAAAACGTCACAATCCTGCATCCAACAGATTATCAGGAACAAGTAATATCGTTGAAGACCTCATGATACATGATATTGATATCATTCTTCATTCTCTTTTTTCAGGAACACCTTTGATTCATGCAATGGGCACTGAAGATGTCGCTTCAGTCCAGATGAGATATAATCAATCAATAATACAGGTTTCAGCAAGTCGAAAATCATCAAAAAAGATTAGGATGATTCACATAGAACAGGAAGATATGACCATAGAAGGGGATTTTATGACACAGGAGGTATATGTGTATCGAAAGCCCGGGAAATATAATGTAGAAAATGAACGGTACGTGCAGGAGAATATTGTTGAAAAAGTACAGGTTGCAAAAAAAGAACCTCTCCGGGAAGAACTACAAACATTTCTCTCCTGTATAAAAACGAGTACTCCCTTTCCGGTCACCCCGATACAGGCACTTGAGAATATAGAAATGTGTGAAATTATCACAAACCAGATGAAACAATGA
- a CDS encoding nucleotide sugar dehydrogenase — translation MIDHLQKIIQQRGPIQTIGVIGMGYVGIPAALLFAHVPSVKMVYGLQRNSLSSGYKISMLNAGELPLKGEEPNLPGLLKEVIALKKFRCTDDFSIIRSCDAVTIAIQTPFLNPLDLIPDFSALEEGIRQVGRYLTKGILIVLESTITPGTTIGIARKILEEKSGLVAGKDFALAHAPERVMVGRLIQNIQEHDRIVGGIDEISTSRACELYSMVLTKGKVIQMTATAAEVTKTAENTLRDLQIAAANQLALYCEAMGVNFYDVRAGVDSLKGDGITRAILWPGAGVGGHCLTKDTYHLERGVQASGIEPLDFPSGTDSLFVTARKINDFMPDHMFHLLKDGLKRIHKEIRGSRVALLGWAFLANTDDARNSPSELFYKRCLEVGAEVRVHDPWVKGTLISSSLEEVLTGADAVVIFTGHREYLSLNSQEIRKVMKKECPIIIDGRNIVDPDQYINLGFIYKGIGRGDKNNHQVITCPLQ, via the coding sequence ATGATTGATCACCTTCAGAAGATCATCCAGCAGCGGGGTCCGATTCAAACAATCGGAGTGATAGGAATGGGGTATGTTGGGATTCCTGCAGCTCTGCTTTTTGCACATGTCCCTTCAGTCAAGATGGTATATGGTCTGCAACGAAATTCATTAAGTTCAGGGTATAAAATATCCATGCTCAATGCCGGAGAACTTCCCCTGAAGGGAGAAGAGCCGAACCTTCCCGGGCTGCTCAAAGAAGTAATTGCCTTAAAGAAATTCAGATGTACCGATGATTTTTCCATTATCCGTTCATGCGATGCTGTAACGATTGCAATTCAGACACCATTTTTAAACCCGCTGGATTTAATTCCTGATTTTTCGGCACTTGAAGAAGGTATCAGACAGGTTGGTCGCTACCTGACCAAAGGGATTCTTATTGTGCTTGAGTCTACGATCACCCCGGGAACCACAATTGGTATTGCACGAAAAATTCTTGAGGAAAAATCAGGACTGGTTGCAGGAAAAGATTTCGCACTCGCTCATGCTCCGGAACGGGTGATGGTTGGAAGATTAATCCAGAACATCCAGGAACATGATAGGATCGTTGGGGGAATCGATGAGATTAGTACTAGCAGGGCCTGTGAACTCTATTCAATGGTGCTAACTAAAGGGAAAGTAATCCAGATGACCGCCACTGCAGCAGAGGTTACAAAAACAGCCGAGAATACACTGCGTGATCTCCAGATAGCTGCAGCAAACCAGTTGGCACTCTATTGCGAAGCAATGGGGGTGAACTTTTACGATGTCAGGGCCGGTGTTGACTCACTCAAAGGGGATGGAATAACCCGGGCAATCCTCTGGCCAGGAGCAGGAGTCGGTGGGCACTGTCTGACGAAGGATACATATCATCTGGAACGGGGAGTGCAGGCATCAGGGATAGAACCACTGGATTTTCCATCTGGTACTGATTCACTCTTTGTTACTGCCCGTAAAATCAATGACTTTATGCCTGATCATATGTTCCACCTGCTCAAAGACGGGCTGAAACGGATTCATAAGGAGATAAGAGGGAGTCGTGTTGCTTTATTGGGATGGGCATTTCTTGCCAATACTGATGATGCCAGAAATTCCCCATCAGAACTCTTTTACAAGCGATGTCTTGAGGTAGGTGCGGAGGTCAGAGTTCATGATCCCTGGGTAAAGGGCACATTAATTTCATCATCGCTTGAAGAAGTGCTGACTGGAGCTGATGCTGTCGTAATCTTTACCGGACATCGGGAATACCTGTCATTGAATTCTCAGGAGATCAGGAAAGTGATGAAAAAAGAATGTCCAATAATAATAGATGGGCGAAATATTGTAGATCCTGACCAGTATATTAATTTAGGTTTTATTTACAAAGGAATTGGGAGAGGAGACAAAAATAACCACCAGGTAATCACGTGTCCATTACAATAA